The genomic stretch GCGATCGGCCTCTCTGCCTGGTCAGCCTCCCCGGGGGTCAGCGGGGCTGGCCCGGAGCCGTCGCCACAGTGCCTCCACCTGGCGGCGGGTCTCTTCCGGCGTGCCGCTGTTGTCGATGACCCAGTCGGCCTCCGCCACCTTCTCCCGCAGCGGCCGCTGCGCGGCCAGACGCTGGCGGGCTTCCTCCTCACTGATCCCCTCACGGCGGCACAGACGGGCAAGCTGCGTGGTCTCGTCTACGGCCACGACGATCACCCCCTCCAGGGGGAAGGCGTCCCGGGGCGCGGTATCCAGCAGCAGGGGGATGTCCAGGACGATGACCGCATCCGCTGGTAGCCACCGCTGCAGGCGGGCTAGCTCGCGGCGCAGCAGGACCCGGATACGCGGGTGGGTGATCTCGTTGAGGCGACGGCGCGCCGCCGGATCGGCGTAGATCCAAGAGGCCAGGCGGGCACGGTCGATCCGCCCGTCGGGCTGCAGGACCCCCGGGCCGAAGGCGGCCACCACCTCCCGGTACGCCTCCGTACCCGGCTCCATCACCTCGCGGGCCAGGGCGTCGGCGCTGATAACCACCGCCCCCAGCTGGCGGAGGATGGCGGCCACGGTGCTCTTGCCGCTGGCCAGCCCGCCGGTGAGCCCGACGACCCTGGCCATCAGGGGGATAGCGGCGTCATGTCCCGCCAGTTGGGGCCAGCTCTGGCCTCCGTCTTCAGGGGAACCTTCAGCGGGTAGGCCTGGCTCATCACCTCCTGGATGGCCCGGGCGGCCTCCCGCACCTGCGCCGCCGGCACCTCGAAGAGCAGCTCGTCGTGGATCTGCAGGATCAGGCGCACCGCCGGATGGCGGGGGAGCACCTCCCGGGCGACCTCCACCATGGCTTTCTTGATGATGTCAGCGCTGCTGCCCTGGATGGGGGTGTTGATGGCCGTGCGCTCGGCGGCCTCGCGCACCACGCGGTTGCGGGAGAAGAGGTCGGGGAGGTAGCGGCGACGGTTCAGCAGGGTGGTGACGTAGCCGTCGCGCCGCGCCTGCTCCACGATGCGGGTCATATACGCCCGCACCTGTGGGTAGCGGGCATAGTAGCGCTCGATGTACTGTCTGGCCTCCGCCTTGCCGATCCCCAGTTGCGCCGCCAGCCCGAACTCGCTCATGCCGTAGGCCACGCCGAAGACGATGGTCTTGGCCCGCCGCCGCAGGTCGGGTGTGACCTGGTCCCGCGGCACGTTGAACACTTCGGCCGCCGTCACCGCGTGCACGTCGTCGTCGCGGGCGAAGGCGGCCAGCAGGCCCGGGTCCTCGGTAATGTGGGCCAGGACGCGCAGGTCGATCTGGGAGTAGTCCACGCCCAGCAGCAGGGCGCCGTCGCCCGGGATGATGGCGCGGCGAATCCGCCGCCCCACCTCGGTGCGGATGGGAATGTTCTGCAGGTTGGGCTCGGTGCTGGAGAGACGGCCGGTGGCTGCCAGAGTCTGATTGAAGGTGGTGTGGACCCGGCCGGTGCGGGGGTCGACCAGCCGCGGCAGGACGTCCACGTAGGTGTTCTTCAGCTTGACCAGCTCGCGATACTCCACCACCTTCGCGGCGATCTCGTGCTGGGCGGCCAGATACTCCAGCACCTCCTGGTCCGTGGAGAGGCCCGTCTTGGTCTTCTTCAGCGCCGGGAGCTGCAGCCGCTGGAAGAGGACGAAGGCCAGTTGCTTGGGGCTGCTGATGTTGAACTCCATCCCCGCCAGCCGGTAGATCTCGGTGGCCAGCCCGTCGATCTGCCGCACCAGCTCCCGGTCCAGCTCCTGCAGGCAGGGGATGTCCACTTTCACCCCGGCACGCTCCATCTCCGCCAGCACCACGGTCAGCGGCATCTCGATGTGCTGGAACAGCCCGGTAAGCTCCCGCTCCCGCAGTCGCTCCTCCAGGAGCGGCCGCAGGCGGAGCAGAGCGTCTGCCGCCCGGCAGGCCGGCTGCGGGCCGCGCAGCGGCAGCGCCTCCTCCCCCTCTCCCTCCAGCCGCCAGTGCAGGTACTCCCAGGCTGCGCTCTGCAGGGTGTGGGTCCGCTTCCCCGGGTTAAGCAGGTAGGCGGCCAGGGCCACATCGAAGTCCCACCCTCCCGGCCGCACGCCCTGGCGCACCAGCAGGTGGTAGTCGCCCTTGGCGTCGCCGGTGACCTTGCGCACCGAGGGATCGGCCAGCCAGGCCGCCAGCTCGTTGGGGATCCGGCCGTCGAGGGGCAGGAAGCGGGCCCTCCCCTCCCGCCCGGCGACAGCGATCCCGGTGAGTGTGGCGGTCAGCGGATGCTCGGGCGTGTGCACCAGCACCACGCCGGCCTCGCCCCGCTGGCGCACCTCTGCCAGCAACCCCTCCGGGGAGCTGACCACCTGGTATTCCCCCTGCGGTGGGGCCTGCGGCGGTGCCGTCCCCAGGCGCTCCAGGAGGGTCTTGAACTCCAGGTCGCGGAAGAGGGCCGTCAGCCGCTCCCGATCCGGCGGATGCCGCCGCAGCTCCTCCCAGCTCCAGGCCAGCGGTACCTCCACCACCGTTGCCAGGTGCTTGCTCTGCCGGATCTGTGCGGCGTGGGCGGCCAGCCGCTCCCGCAGCCGGGGGGGTGCCTCTTCCAGCCGCTGCAGCAGCGCTTCCACGGAACCAAACTGAGCCACCAGCGCACTGGCGCTCTTCTCACCAATGCCGGGCACCCCCGGGATGTTGTCCGTGGGATCCCCCTTCAGCGCCTTGAAGTCCGGGAGCTGGGCGGGAGCGAAGCCGAAGCGCTGGCGCACGGCCGCCTCGTCGTAGACGGTGGTCTCCGTGATGCCACGGCTGGTGATCATGACGCGGATACCCGGCCGCACGATCTGCAGCAGGTCCAGGTCGCCGCTCACGATGAGGACGTCTATCTCCTCGGCCACGGCGCGCCGGGCCAGGGTGGCGATAACGTCTTCCGCCTCGTAGCCTTCCATCTCGAACATGGGGATGCGCAGGGCCTGCAGGATCTCCTTGCTCAGCGCCAGCTGCGGCCGCAGGTCGTCGGGCATGCGCTCACGCTGCGCCTTGTAGGCGGCGTAGGCCCTGTGCCGAAAGGTGGGGACGGGCCTGTCGAAGGCGGCGGCAGCGTAATCCGGCTGCTCCTCCTCCAGCACCTTGAGCAGCATATTGGCGAAGCCGTAGACCGCGTTGGTCGGCCGGCCGTCGCTGGTGGTGAAGTAGGGGAGGGCGAAGAAGGCGCGGTAGACCAGACCGTTGGTATCCAGGAGGACCAGCTTCCCGGTCACCAGGAAATCACCCGGACCAGTATAGCAACCGCCTGTACGCAGACGGGGGCGGCGGGCACAGCCTGTGTCCTCACAGGGTGCGCGGTCCCCGGGCGGCCCCGGTCCCGCGGCCCGGGTAGCGGCGGAGGGTCCTCAGAGGGAGCTGGCCCCGCGGCGCTGGTAGCGGCGCACGACCCCCCGGCCGGCCAGCCCCACCAGGAGCACGGGGGCCAGGGCGCTCAGGGTGACCACCAGCCGCTCGGCTGCAGCCAGCAGCTGCCGGATCGTTCCCAGGAAGGCCTCCCGCATCCGGCGCCACGAGGCGGTAAAGTCCCAGAAGATCCCGGAACTGCCTCTGGGCTTCTGGCGCAGCCTCACCTCAAGCGCGGCCAGCTCCACGCGGTGGGCCAGAAAGCGCAGCCGCCCGCTCAACCGCTCGATCTCCCCCCGGACGCGGGAGAGTTCCTGCTCGATGGCCAGCAGGTCGGCCACCCGCGTTGCCCGCTCCATAAAGATGAGCAGCTGCCGCTCGTGTCTCTCCAGGTTGCGGATGCGCGCCTGCAGGTCAACGAACTCCTCGGTGACATCCTGCCCGCTCACTCGTCGCCCCCTGACCTGGCCCAGCGCTTCGACCCGCTCCAGCGTGCGGGAGAAGGCCCGGGCGGGCACGCGCAGCACGAAGGTCCCCTGCGGCGGTTCCCCCTGCGAGGTGGTGGACTCGGCGACGAAGCCCCCGCTGTCCTCGGCGATACGCACCAGGGAGGCCGAAGCGTCCTCGAAACTGGCCACCTCCACCGTCAGCTCGGCCTGGCGGACCACCTGCCGCTCGAAGGGCAGACGGGGAGCCTCCGGGACCTGCCCCCGGAGCGGGACGGCGGGGACCCCCACCTGCCGGGTCCGGCCAAGTCCCTCGCTGCTCCCCACCCTCTCCACCGCCTGCACCGGCAGCGGGGGGCGCGCTCCCTGCCGCTCCTCCGCCACCTGCCTGCGCGCGGGCAGGAGGTCCGGCCAGAGGTTGACGGCGAAGAGGGCGACCAGCCCCGCGGCGGCTGCCACCAGCCCCACGCGCCAGAGGGCGCCTCCCGGCGCTGTCACGCCCGATAGTCGGAAACGGGAGCGGACGGGATGACTCTGCTCCGCCTCCAGCTGCTGTCGCACGGCGGCGCGGAGGCCGGCGGGGGCGCGCACCGCCTCCATCTGGCCTAGCAGGGCCACGGTGCGCCGCAGCCCGGCGAGGGCCCCGCGGCAGGCGGCGCAGGCCTCCAGGTGGGCCCCCACCTCGCGTCGCTCTGCGGCGTCGATCCGCCCGTCCAGGTACGCGGAGAGCCGTTCCAGCGGCAGGTGAGCCTCCATCATCCTTCCTCCAGCAGTTCACCCGGTGCCAGATCCCTCAGCGCCCGGCGCAGCGAATCGCGCGCCCGGCTCAGCCGGGAACGCACCGTGCCCAGGGGGATGCGCAGGACGGCGGCGATCTCCTCGTAGGCCAGGCCCTGCAGGTCGCGCAGCACGATCACCACCCGGTGGTCGGGAGAGAGCTGCTGCAGCGCCTGGTGTACCCGCTGCTGGACCTCCCGCCGTTCCGCCTCCCGGTCGGGGTTGTGAGCGCTGGCGGGCAGCGCCACATCCTCCAGAGGAAGGGGCGGTGCCTGTGGCCGGCGGCGCACGATGTCCAGGGCCGCGTTCACGGCGATGCGGTGCAGCCAGGTGCCGAAGGCGGCTTCGTGACGGTAGCGGGGCAGGGCGCGGAAGGCCTTGACGAAGGTCTCCTGCGCCGCATCGTGGGCGTCGTCGGCGTTCCCGGTGATGCGGTAGACGGTATGGTAGACGCGGTCCTGGTGCGCGGCCACCAAGTGGTCAAAGGCGTCCAGGTCGCCGCGGCGGCTGCGCTCGATCAGCGCCCCTTCCGCCGGATCCACCTGCGCCGGCGCTTCACCGGCTGCGGCTTCCGTGGGCCACCTCCCCGCGGGCATCTGTGCCCTGGTCGCCGACATCCGTCCCATTAGACGGAGGCACCCCTCCTGAGTTCCGCTGTGCAGGGGAACAATCGGTAATTCCAGGTGGTGCCGGGGGCGGGACTCGAACCCGCACGGGGTTTCCCCCATCGGTTTTTGAGACCGAAGCGTCTGCCTGTTTCGCCACCCCGGCACACGTGCCTGGTGCAAAGGGTTGCGCAGGACGATGGTAGCACCGCACCACATTGCGGGCAAGGCATGGCACCGGCTTAGAAACCCGGGCAAACAGCTTCTAGTATTTGGATCAGTGTGGCCAGTCCAGAATGGCCAGGTACTGCCGGAAGAAGGCCTCCAGGACTGCCGGCCGGCTCACTGCCTGCAGCAGCAGGCGCAACAGGCGGCGCGGCAGGAACAACACCGCGCCATTTGCCCACAGCAGGACCCGGAAGCGAAGGCGCTCCCGCCACACGATGGAGCGGTAGCGCGACGCGGCCTCCTCCAGGGACCAGCGCCCCTGCAGCACGCCCTGCAGCAGGCGGCCACAGAGTTCCCCGGCCCGCACGGCGGTGCGGATCCCCTCCCCCGTCAGCGGGAGGCACTGGCCCGCCGCATCGCCGGCGAGGAAGGTGCGGCCGACCACCGTTGGGCACAGGCCGGTGGCCAGAAATCCCCCGTGTAGAGGCCCGGGAGCGAGGTCGAAGCGGGAGAGGAAACGGCTCAGGGCGGGCAGCAGCCTGGTCTCTCCCCGGTAGCTGAGCACGCCGAAGCGGGTCACCGCTCCGCAAGAAAAGGCCCAGGCGTAGCCGTCAGAGACCTCCGGCACGAAGTAGAACCGCAGCCCGGTCTCGGGGGGCGCGGGAATCTCCGTTTCCAGGCCGAAGGCCAGCCGCCTCCCCCGCGCCGCCGCGGCCAGCACAGAGCGGGGACCGGTGGCGTCCACGACAGCGCGGGCAGGAAATGTGCCGGCTGTGGTGTGCACGCAGCCGTCCTCAATCCTCAGCACGGAAGCCTGGAGAAAGTGCGCCCCGGTGACGGCAAAGGCCAGCCGGCAGTAGGCTGCGTAGTCGAAGGTGCAGAAGGGCTCGGGAAGCGGCCAGCGTACCGCCTGCGCTCCCACGGTGATGCGCAGATGGTCGTGCCGCTGCAGGATGGCCTCTCCTGCACCCGCGCGTTCTACCAGGGATGCGGGGGCCGCGCAGGCGGAGGTCTGCCCCGCGCCCAGGGGTGCCCGGTCCACAAGCAACGCCACCGGGCCCAGGACGCGGGCGGCGGCCAGACCGGCGAAGCTGGCCCCGGCGATGAACACGGGGTGCTGCACCGCGATCCTCGTCCTACGGCAGCGGCCGTGCGTGCTCGAACCGCACCGGCCGGGACAGAGCCGGGACGCGCAGGCGGTCGTGGCGGGTGACGGCCACGCTCAGGCCGATGGTGCGCAGGGCCTCCACCAGCCCGCCCCGGATGTTCAGGGCACCCTCCAGCGTGGCGGGGTCACCCAGGGCGGTGATGACAAAGGGCCCCTGCAGACGCTCCAGGTCTGCGACCACGGTCCCACCCACCTGCCCGAACCCCGTCATCGCCGTCACCCGGTGGCCGTTGACGGCCACCGCTTCTGCGCCTGCCGCCCACAGCTCGTTGACCACCCCGACGATGTCCTGGTAGGTGACCACCACCGGGTTGCTGCCGGCCGGCCGACTGGGCGCGTCCTTCATGGTCACGGTGACCCCGGGCCCTTCCATGGCCTTCAGACCCACCGCGGTACGCAGCACCTCCAGCTCCCTGGACATGGCGGCGGTCAGGCTCTGCCCCTCGGCTGCGCTCCGCTCGTAGGCCTCCAGCTGCCGGCGCAGCGCGGCCACCTGCGCCTCCAGGGCCGCGTTCGCCTCCCGCTCCTCACGCAAGAGTGTAGCCAGGGCGTAGACATTCCTGGTGGGCACCTCCGGCTGCTGCACCAGGGAGCGACCGGCCCGAGACTGGATGACAAGGAGGAAGCCTAAGGCCAGCAACAGCACCGCGGCCAGCACCTGCAGCACGGGCAGGGCCAGGGGGCGGGGGGCTGCCGGCTGATCCATGGCGGGTGATCCCTCCCGGCTCAGGGTGCCGTCCCGGCCCCGGCCCGGACCAGCCGGCGCTCCAGCTCGGCAGCTCCGGCGGGTCCGATAAACGGACCGACGAACCGGTCGACGAGCATCCCCGATGGGTCGATGAAGATCGAGGTGGGCAGCCCCGTGATCTGGTAGCGCTCCATCAGCCTGCCGCTCCGGTCAAAGACCGCCGGGTAGGGCAGCCCGTGGCGCTGCAGGAAGGCCCTCGCCGCGTCCACCTCGTCCAGAACGGCCACACCGACGAAGACCACCCCGCGGTTGCGGTAGCGCTCGTACACCGTCCGCAGGTCAGGCGCCTCCGCCGCGCACGGGGCGCACCAGGAGGCGAAGAAGTTGAGCAGAACCACCTTCCCCCGAAAGTCGCTGAGGCGGAGCTGGCCGCCCCGGAGGGAGGGAAGGGTAAAGTCGGGAGCCGGACGTCCCGCCAGCAGCGGTGAGGCGGGTGAGCGGCCCGATGGCGGGACCACTGCATAGGGACGAAGCGCCCGGGGGTCCTGCCCGGGTGAGGTGGCGGGAAGGACGAGAAGGTAGGCGAGGCCACCACCGGCCAGCAACCCCACCAGAGCGCCAAGGAACAGACGTCTCCCCCGGGTCATCCTACCGGTCACCCTCCTCCACCCAGGCCGTCCCTGCGCCGAACTCCGACTCCAGGTCCTCAGCCAGCGCGGGGTCGGCACGCACGCGAACCTCCTGGGAGCGAACGACCGTCTCCCGGTCGTCGCGCACCAGGTGCAGGACCAGCGGGTGGTGTCCGGGGTGCCGCTCCAAGGCCACCCGCAACCGCTCCAGCGCCTCCGCGCCGAGGTGGACCGGGAGGCGGACGTGGAGCACCGGGCCTCCCGGCCCCTCCGGGGGCGTCTCCTCCGGCGCCAAAGCGACTGTCCCGCCGTTCCCGTCCGCGCCGGGCGCGTCCTCCGCCAGCAGCGGCTCAGCCTCCGTGAGCGGCTCCGCCACCGGGGCCTCAGCGAGCGGGAAAAGGCTCTCCGCCAGGACCTTCACCTGCTGCTCCGCCACGTCTGCCCGGCCGCGTACCACCAGGACGGCGTCCTTCTTCAGGAGGAAGGCGTTTTGCTCATAGGTCTTGGGGAAGACGATCACCTCCACCGCTCCGGTGAGATCTTCCAGGGTGAGGAAGGCCATCACCGATCCGCTCCTGGTGGTGGTGCGCTTGAGGGCGGTGACGATGCCCCCCACGGTGACCGTGGTCCGATCGGGCACTTCGGAGAGCTGGCCGATGGGCAGGCTGACCCGCGCCGCCAGGTCCTCCTGCAGGTGAGCCAGCGGGTGGTCGGAGATGTACAGGCCCAGCATCTCCTTCTCCATGGCCAGGCGCTCCCGGTCGCTGAACTCCTCCACCGGGAGGAGTGGCGGGGACTCGACCGCGGGCCCGTCCAGGGCGAAGAGGCCCTGCTGCGGGGAGTCGCGCAGCCGCTGCACCCGCTGCGCCGCCGCCAGGGCCTGGTCCAGGCTGGCCAGCAGCTGCGCCCGGGGCTGGCCCAGGGAATCCAGCGCTCCCGCCTTGATCAGGCTCTCCAGAACCCGCTTGTTCACCACCCGCCCGTCCACCCGGGCGCACAGGTCGGTCAGGGAGCTGAAGGGACCCTCCTGCCGCGCGCGGATGATCTCCTGCACGGCGCCCGCTCCCACGTGCTTCACCGCGCTGAGCCCGAAGCGGATGGCCTCGCCCTCCACCGAGAAGTTCTCCTCCGAGGCGTTCACGTCCGGGGGGAGGACGCGGATGCCCATGCGCCGCGCCTCCGCCACGGCCAGCGCCACCTTGGCCATCCAGTCCTGCCCCTGCGCCTCGTGGGTGAGCACCGCGGTCATGTACTCCACGGGGTAGTTGGCCTTGAGGTAGGCGGTGTAGTAGGCGATCAGGCCGTAGCAGGCGGCGTGCGCCCGGTTGAAGCCGTAACGGGCAAAGGGCTCGAACTGCTCCCACAGCTGGTCGGCGGTGCGCCGGGGGATGCCGCGGCGGCGGCACCCGGCGATGAACTTCTCCCGTTGCGCCTCCAGCTTGTCCTTGATCTTCTTCCCCACCGCGTAGCGCAGGACGTCCGCCTCGGCCAGGGTGTAGCCTGCGGCCGCCTGGGCCACCGCCATCACGTCCTCCTGGTAGACCATCACCCCGTAGGTCTCGCGGAGCACGGGCTCCAGTGAGGGATGCAGGTAGGTGATGGGCTCGCGGCCGTGCTTGCGGCGGATGTAGGCGGGGATGTTGGCCATGGGCCCGGGGCGGAAGAGGGCCACCATGGCCATGATGTCCTCGATGCGTGAGGGGCGCAGCTCCTTCAGGTAGCGGGTCATCCCCGCCCCCTCCAGCTGGAAGATCCCCACCGTCTCCCCGGCGGAGAGGAGGTCGTAGGTCTTCTGGTCGTCCAGGGGGATGGCCTTCAGGTCGATGCGCATCCCCCGGGTGCGGGCGATGATGCGCAGGGCGGTGTCCAGGATGGTGAGGTTGATCAGCCCGAGGAAGTCCATCTTCAGCAGGCCGATCTTCTCCACCGCATTCATGTCGTACTGGGTCATCACCAGGTCGCCCTTGGTGGACTTCTGCAGGGGAACGTGCTCGATGAGCGGGTCACGGGAAATGATCACGCCAGCGGCGTGGGTGCTGGCATGGCGGGCGACGCCTTCCAGTTTCTGGGCCAGATCCAGCAGGCGCCGCACCTGGGGGTTCTCCTGAGCGCTGCGGGCCAGTTCGGGGTCGGCACGCAGGGCCTCGTCGATGGAGGCGTGGAAGGGGATGAGCTTGGCGATGCGATCCACCTCGCCGTAGGGGAGTCCCATCACCCGGCCCACATCCCGCACCGCCTGCCGCGCCCCCATGGTGCCGAAGGTGATGATCTGGGCCACGTGGTCGATGCCGTAGCGCTCGATGACGTAGCGGATCACCTCGTCGCGCCGGCTGTCCATGAAGTCCACGTCGATGTCCGGCGGGGTGACCCGTTCCAGGTTGAGGAACCGCTCGAAGGGGAGGCGGTACTGCAGGGGGTCCACGTCGGTCACGCCCAGGGCGTAGAGGACCAGGCTGCCGGCGGCGGACCCGCGCACGGTGGTGAGGATGCCCTGGCGGCGGGCGAAGTTGACAAAGTCCTGGACGATGAGGAAGTAGGCGGCGTAGCCCGTGCGGGCGATGATCTCCAGCTCATGGTCCAGGCGCGCCTGCACCTCGGGGGTGATCCGGCCAAAGAGGCGGTGCAGCCCGGCTTCGCACAGGCGGCGCAGGTAGCTGTCGGCGGTCTCCCCCGGCGGCACGGGAAAGTGGGGCAGGCGCAGCCGCCCCATCTCGATCTCCACGTGCGCGCGCTCCGCGATCTCCAGCGGCGTGCGCACAGCCTGGGGGATCTCGGCGAAGAGGCGGCTCATCTCCTCGGCGCTCTTCAGGTAGAACTGGGGCACGTTCCCCATGCGCGGCTTGTCCGTCTGCTCCAGACCGATGTTCATCTGGATGCACATGAGTGCGTCCTGCGCGTCCGCCTCGTCCGGGCGCACGTAGTGCACGTCGTTGGTGGCCAGCAGCGGCAGGTCCAGCTCCCGGGCCAGGCGCAGCATCCCCTGGATCACGCGGGCTTCCTCAGGCAGGCCGTGGTTCTGCACCTCCAGGAAGAAGTTTCCCGGCCCGAAGATGTCCCGGTAGGCGGCGGCGATCTCCCGCGCGCCCGCCAGATCGTCGCGCAGGATCGCCCGGGCCACCTCCCCCTGCACGCAGGCGGAGGAGCCCACCAGGCCCCGGCTGTGGCGGGCCAGGACCTCGCGGTCGATCCGCGGCTTGTAGTAGAAGCCCTCCAGGTGCGCCACCGTGGTCAGAGCCATCAGGTTGCGGTACCCCTCGGTGCTGGTGGCCAGCAGGATCAGGTGGGCGGGGTTGGCGTCCAGCTTGGGGTCCCGGTCGGAGAGCCGCCGCGGGGCCACGTAGGCCTCCACACCCAGGATGGGGGTCAGACCGTACTCCCGCGCCGCCAGGAAGAACTCGATGGCGCCGTACATCGCCCCGTGGTCGGTCAGGGCGACGGCAGGCATACCCAGCCGCACCGCCTCCTCCATCAGGGGGCGGATGCGGCTGTGGCCATCGAGCAGCGAGTACTCTGTGTGCAGGTGGCAGTGGACGAACGGGTCAGACATCCGCAGGTCCTCTTCCAGAGTTTACCGCCGGAAGCCTCTCCGGGGCCACCACAAGTCACCGGGGCAGCACGCCCAGGACTTCCCTCCCAGGCGGGACGACAGGGAAGGGAGGTTCCCCTGATAGCCGGAGCTAGAAGGGCGTGAGGCCGGTAAAGGTAAACCGGCGGACGGCAACCGGGGGCGCGAACACGGCCAGCTCCTCCCCTACCAGCCGGCCATTCGCGCCGATCTCTTCCACGGCGGCAAAGACCTCCAGGATGGAGACATTGAAGCGCAGGTTGCGCAGCGCCCGGACAATCCGCCCGCCCTCCACCAGGAAGGTCCCGTCCCGCGTCATCCCCGTGATCAACGTCCGTGCCGGATGTACCACGCGCACGTAGTGGAAGCGGGTGACCAGCAGGCCGCGCTCCGTAGCCGCGACCAACTCCTCCAGCGAGCGCCGCCCGGGGGCCATGAGCATGTGGGTGGGCATCGGCCCGAAGGGGTTGGGCTGAGGGAGGGCGTGCGCCGTGTTGGGCACCCCCGCCCGGTGGGCCGTCCGGCTGTCGTAGGCTACCCCCACGGCCACCCCCTCGCGCACCAGGTCGAGGCGGCGCTTCGGCAACCCCTCAAAGTCGAAGGGGAGGCCGATCGTGCGCGGGTCCGTGGCATCATCCCAGATCTGTACCCGCGGGTCCATCACCCGCTGGCCCAGGCGCGTGGCCAGCGCGCTGCGCCCCTCCAGCACCGCCTTCCCGTTGAACGTGGTCATGGCCAGGAAGGCGAGCATCAGGCCCACGGCCGGAGGCTCCAGGATCACCGGGTACGTTCCCGGCTCCAGGTCTACGGGGTGGCGGGCGGCCCGCGCCCTGGCGGCCGCAAGTGCTCCCAGGGAGGTCAGGTCCAGGCGGTCCAGATCAGCGTCGATGGCCTGGACGTAGCCGCTGCCTTCCCCCTCCTGTACCACCGCCACCAGGCTGGCCCGCGAGCGCCGGCCGTAGGCCCGCACCCCCCTGGAGTTGACCACGGCCAGGGCAAAGACCCCGGTCTCCAGGGCGCCGGCAGCCGGGCTCTCCCCGCAGGCCTGGACGAAGTGGCGCACCGCCTCCGCCCGCCTATGCGGAGTCGCCTCCGCTGTGGCCGGCACGCTGCCCTCGTACACCAGCGGCCCGCCCGGGGGCGCAGGCAGGCCGGGGAAGTCCGGGTCTGGAGGGATCTGGCGAGCGATGGCCACAGCACGCGCCAGTACCTGGTTCATCTCCGTGTGAACCAGCCGGTTGGTGCGCAGGCCGGCCACGCGACCGTCCACGACGACGCGCAACAGCAGGTGCGCGTCCTCCTCGACCACGTTCTGGTGGATGCGCGAGCCGGCGAAGCGGGTGAGCCCGGCGCGCCGGGCCACCAGCACCCCCTCGGTCTGGTCGGCAGGGGAACGGTCGACGACCTCCTCCAGCAGGTGGAAGGCCGCATCCGGACCCGGCAGGCCTTCGCGGCTCACCGCGAACCCACCTGCACGCCGCGGAAACGGGTGGGGCCGGCGGGGTGGCCGGTGTGCGCCACTTGAGCCGGCTGCCCCTTGCCGCAGTTGGGCGTGCCCCGGGCGCGGAACTCGGCGGGGCCAGCCACGCGGTCTAACGACGCCCAGAACTGCGGGGTGATCCCGCTGTAGACCGGCTGCTTGAAAAGGCGCCCCCGCCGGCCGCGGCGGATCTCCCAGGCGATCTCGCAGCCAAACTGGAAGTTCAGCCGCCGGTCGTCGATGGACCACGACTTGTTGGTGCACATGAGCACACCTTCGTCGGTGTCGGCGATGAGGTCCTCCAGCGTGCCGGAGTCCGGCAGCAGCCCCACGTTGGTCATGCGCACCAGCGGGATGCGGTTCCAGGAGGAGGCGCGCGCCGCCCCGTTGCTGCGCTGCCCGAGCAGCAAAGCGGTCTCCCGGTTCGTGAGGACGTGGCGCAGGACACCGCACTCCACAATGACCACCCGCTGGGCCGGTACCCCCTCATCGTCGAAGCCGAAAGTGCCCAGGGCGCCGGGCAGCGTGGCGTCGGCAATGATGTGCATGGCCTCCGAACCGTAGCGCAGGCTGCCGATGTCCCCGGGAGTGATGAAGCTGGTCCCCGCGTAGGCGGCCTCAGTGCCCAGGATGCGGTCGAACTCGATGGCATGGCCCACGGACTCGTGGATCTGCAGCGCGGTCTGGTCGCCGTCCAGGATGAGCGTGGTCACAGCGGTCGGACAGGGCGGCGCCAGCAGGAGCGCCGCCGCCTCCTCGGCGGTCTGCTGGGCGTGGCCCGCCAGGTCCAGGGCCTCCACCAGCTCGTATCCCCCGGTGCCGAAGTCCCCTCGAAACGACGCCGGGTAGGAACGGCGCTGCACCTCGCCGTCG from Armatimonadota bacterium encodes the following:
- a CDS encoding TldD/PmbA family protein, with the protein product MGDPWEGLAERAVDAGVAAGGEYVEVRVVRSQTLSLSVKNGRPEAVVTDDDEGLGVRVLMDGGWGFACTPRPEPEAVTGAALQAVEVARASRLLDGPAVRLAPQEPVRAAWANPVRRDPWEVPLEEMLALLAEATEAMLRVPGVRVAEGFMDFWRTAKRFRSSEGAAIDQLITESGGGIAAVAVHDGEVQRRSYPASFRGDFGTGGYELVEALDLAGHAQQTAEEAAALLLAPPCPTAVTTLILDGDQTALQIHESVGHAIEFDRILGTEAAYAGTSFITPGDIGSLRYGSEAMHIIADATLPGALGTFGFDDEGVPAQRVVIVECGVLRHVLTNRETALLLGQRSNGAARASSWNRIPLVRMTNVGLLPDSGTLEDLIADTDEGVLMCTNKSWSIDDRRLNFQFGCEIAWEIRRGRRGRLFKQPVYSGITPQFWASLDRVAGPAEFRARGTPNCGKGQPAQVAHTGHPAGPTRFRGVQVGSR